The following proteins come from a genomic window of Helicobacteraceae bacterium:
- the ychF gene encoding redox-regulated ATPase YchF, which produces MALSIGIVGLPNVGKSTTFNALTKEQKAQSANYPFCTIEPNKAIVEVPDERIAKIAAIVNPERVVYSQAEFTDIAGLVRGASRGEGLGNQFLSNIRECEAILHVTRCFDDANVVHTEGSVDPIRDIETIETELILADIQSLTKKIDAIGKKARGADKEAKAQLETAQNLLAWLNDGNPASSFADYAALREIRALSAKPVIFAANVDEGSLAEKNDYVKAVERYAQDRGAQTFTICAKAEEEMAGLSDEERREYLAALGASESGLDLIIRKGFELLGLQSYFTAGVKEARAWTICKGWKAPKAASVIHNDFEKGFIRAEVISYDDFIRLGGEAKAKEAGLMRLEGKDYVVRDGDIIHFRFNV; this is translated from the coding sequence ATGGCGCTTAGCATAGGGATCGTGGGGCTTCCAAACGTCGGCAAATCGACGACCTTCAACGCGCTGACCAAAGAGCAAAAAGCGCAGTCGGCGAACTACCCGTTCTGCACGATCGAACCGAACAAGGCGATCGTAGAGGTGCCGGACGAGAGGATCGCGAAAATAGCCGCAATCGTTAATCCGGAGCGCGTCGTCTATTCGCAAGCGGAATTTACGGATATAGCGGGTCTCGTGCGCGGCGCGAGCAGGGGCGAAGGGCTTGGAAATCAATTTCTGTCCAATATCCGCGAGTGCGAGGCGATCTTGCATGTAACGCGCTGCTTTGACGATGCGAACGTCGTTCATACGGAAGGCTCGGTCGATCCGATCCGCGATATTGAAACGATCGAAACCGAGCTGATATTAGCCGACATTCAGAGTTTGACGAAGAAGATCGACGCGATCGGCAAAAAGGCGCGCGGCGCGGACAAAGAGGCAAAGGCGCAGCTAGAAACCGCTCAAAATTTGTTGGCGTGGCTGAACGATGGAAACCCCGCCTCGTCTTTCGCCGATTACGCCGCGCTGAGAGAGATAAGGGCGCTTAGCGCCAAACCCGTAATTTTCGCGGCGAACGTGGACGAAGGCTCGTTAGCAGAAAAAAACGACTATGTTAAAGCGGTGGAGCGCTACGCGCAAGATCGCGGCGCGCAGACTTTTACGATCTGCGCCAAAGCCGAAGAGGAGATGGCGGGGCTGAGCGACGAGGAACGGCGCGAATATCTAGCGGCGCTTGGCGCGAGCGAAAGCGGTTTGGATTTAATCATACGCAAAGGCTTCGAGCTTTTGGGGTTGCAAAGTTACTTCACGGCGGGCGTAAAGGAGGCGCGCGCTTGGACGATTTGCAAAGGGTGGAAAGCGCCAAAAGCCGCGAGCGTGATTCACAACGATTTTGAAAAGGGCTTTATACGCGCCGAGGTGATTAGCTACGACGATTTTATTCGGCTTGGCGGCGAAGCGAAGGCAAAAGAGGCGGGACTGATGCGGCTCGAAGGCAAAGATTACGTCGTGCGAGACGGCGATATTATACATTTCAGATTCAACGTTTAG